tttattttcttccactgCATGTTTGAGTACCGGGAGGTACCGATTTTATGGGTACCTTATTCTCGCAACAGAATTACACTGTAAATTTTGGACTGTGTTATTAAATGTTACTACAGAGTTTGTTatgtttggacagagccaaggctagctgtgtcctcctgtttccagaCTCTGGGCTGTTCATGTTAAATTACTGTTAACTGTTGCCCGTGTTAGAGTGTTGAGTCAGATTTGTAGTTACTTTGGAGGACGCCGTTTGTGCAGATCAATCGTACTGCACTgaactgagaggtgtttctagTATCTATGCGCTTATTGATATGGATAGGAAAGGAAAGTACCAATATGCAATTGATAAACACAAAAGCTACACTGTACCTGTCATATAGCGAGCTCAAATGACATCAGCAGTAATCAACACTACTACTAACAAAATGTACTAAGCAGGTTACACTGATGTACAACAGAAATATTGATTAAGCTCTAAATCGATATTGATAGCACAGGgagaaaatgtgactgtttcaaTCAATGCTGTATGTCATTTTAAGAATCACTACCACTGtcactcctcttctttttttaaagatcaTTAGTTGATGTTTATTGGCCACTTGGGGGTACTGCAACAAGCTGTAAGCAGCCTTGTCTCTGAGAAGTTatgcctatttacacatcttgaagcacagagcaacattagcactCATTTGgtgtcctgtttgtgtccatctgtccaatattcactctccttttagctctgttttggtttccactgacTAATTGAAATACCTGGCCCCGAGCTGCTAAAAGCTCCACTTTCAAcagctgctaactttgtctgctgtgagactgaaccaaaacagttggctgaaagacactaaaatgtGCTgtagaaatgaggaaaaaggcaaaatggCTGATAATTCTCAATAGGTTTTGTGACTGTAAGCTACCCCTTTCACCTGACACAAAGTCATTTGACCAATTTTTAATATAGAAATGTTGATCAtttgatgcagctttaaatacacTGGCCAATAGAACAGACTGAGACCATCACATGCCATGTTTCACTTGATGCTAGTCATTACCTTTATATCGAAGGCTTAGTCAGCACTCTATAATTCAGATATCATGATAATAATATGAGTCAACAGCCAGTGCTTTTACCATTGTCAAGTCAGCATTTAGACTGTGACCACAGAATCAAAGTTTAAACTTAATCTGCTCAGTCAAAACCAAGTGTTCAACCCTCAAAGACGTGTCACTTGTCAAGTGTCGTTGTCTTGCACAACAACAGTACTAGACGTGACCAAGCTGTCTCACTGTACTACAGCTCTTCAGCGTCATGTTGACTGCTGGATTTCTAATTCTACTCTCTAATCACCATTAAACGACTTGTCAAACAGCTGACTAGTCCATCGACATGGAATGCTCCACAGTGAAACCCCCTGCTATTTAATAGCTCCACTTCTACTCAGAAAGACCGTTATTGCCAAATCCTTGATGGtctctccccctcactctctcaGTGCATGCTGTGGTGTTAGAGACGCCCGGGGAGGAGGCTGAGCCCACTGACAGGATTCCTCTGGATCAACCTGTAGCTCTGTTATAGCACAGCCTGGAGATAGCTAGCCGGGACCGGAGTGCACCCTTTAACTCCCCCAGTGAATCATGCATTCCTAATGTTGGAGGTCAGCATTGAGGGAAGACTACGGCTCGAGACACACTGATGGTTGTGTGAAAAATAGCCACGCTTGATTGGGTGATTTTTCTCTTCAAGGCCCGTCAAGGTTTTTTGTAAGAAATCTGCCTCCAGAGATGTGTATTCACTGCCTGAAAGGTCACAGCCGAGCGCCTGCCGAGTGacatgagagagaaagtggatAGGGTCAAAAGCCTGTGGCCAGGCGCCAAAGGAAATACATGTTTCAGTGAGAACGAGAGTGGTACCTGAGATTGAAAGTTAATCACACGGGGAAAGTTATAGCCCGTCTTCCTCTCTGCgcctgttttttcctcttttctccatttttcttaTGGTTcccctctgctgtttctctggtTACTGGCTGAAAACACATGAGGCCCTTCAGAGGGGTTCTGGGATGCCGTTTGCCTCCATTATATTGTACATACGAAACATCAGACTGACATTTAAATCTTATCTCTCGGCTACTTTATCATTTGAAGagctgaggaaacacaaacTCTCCCCCTATATGCTGACATGTTACCTCACCAGTGATAGCAAAGAGCATGACCGACCTCTGTCCACCTCCTCATCACACATACCAAACAACATGTGGCATAAGAAGATAAAGAGCCTCAGTGGAGAGACGTTGCTGTGTTGCCAGGTGAGCATATGGAGAGCATCAGAGCACGCTGTTCGAGATGTTTGATGAAGTCAATGTTTGTGTTCCGTCAGCAGTATATTCTTCTTGGCCCCCTTCCCATGGGGCTCCTTCAGACACATATGGAGGTAATTTGTTCAAATTCttcagcagagaaagaaataagAGGGGGGAATGGCCTTGGGATTCGGGGGCTGGAAATCAGTTTGAGAGGTTGGGACTCGGTGGGGTACACGTCTTTAGGGGTGCAGGGAATTGGGGTTTCTGTGAGAAATGGCATTAACGAGTTTCATGTAACATTCGGCTGTGCGTTTAGAGATTTTATGGAGGTTGCTACATGACTGTAATTTCAAATAAAGAACAATAAAGAACAATACAAAAAGTCTAAAGTCTTTTTGGTCTTAATTACTCCCCACAGTAATGGTAGAATAAAACCAACAACGCTGGTGCTTTTTCTATTCTTACAGCCTCTTTGTTAGAGGAGCAAGACTGACTTTGACCTAATGGTGATGCCATTCAAAAGGTCCTAGTGGTCTTTATGAACAATGCTACGAGGACCATGAATATCCAGAACAAAGTTCAGAGCAGTAATTGTTTCCCAGAACTTGTGGTTGAGTTATTGTGCTTTGGGATAAAGAATTTGTGACTGACCAATAGACTGGCCCACATCATCATCCTAAGGCCCGTCACCAGCAGTAAGAGACAAGATGCTATAAAGAAGGAATGGTTTTGATCGTTAGCTCTCCATCTGTGGTGTGACTTTCAAGGCAAACACATCAAGGGAAGTCCCCCTTGAGATGGATGGCTGACATGTTAGTGTGCGCAGGAAAACCTCCAGCACTGGGCTAAACTGTCAACAAAATGTTGCGGCATTACAGCCCAAACACCCATCACACTTTACCCGCTGTGTACATTAAACTGTTTCAGGTTACCTCTCCTGGTCAGTGTAGCCTTGTCTCCGTATCAGCTGTCGAAAAGGCTGTGACGGCCTCCCTCTTCATGTTTACATTCTCCAGACACaagggaggatgaagagagaaagaaggagagagagaaacagagagagagagagagaattacttacagctgcagtgctgcaacCCAAAGTCCTACAAGACTGAGGGCTTCTGGGCACGGACACAACGTATTATGGCTAACATTGTGATTTAGAGGAGATTCTTTGAGGGGCGTTTGCATGTCTTGCGTGTGGATGAGTGAGATAAAGCAGACTTGCGTAACATGTTTAAGGCCTGCTGTCCTCGCcttgcttttgtttcagtcatttacaAGTGCTGAATGTTCTTGTAAACAACAGTTGTAGACGGATTAAAGACGtagtgcatttctgtgtgtatgtgctgcagGCTGATAATGGCAATCCTGGAAACTGATTGTGCGACATGAGCCAAGTAAAGAAAAACTCCCAGAGAGTCCGAGAGCTTGGCATGGCTCAAAAGCCGAGGTCGCCTGGGGAGCCAGCCATCATCATGGCGTTCTGTGAATAAGAAAAACATGCCCAGTGGAACTGTAATGAGGTCACTTATCAGCCAGGGCATTTGGAGGGTGTGCCTTGCTTCCTCTCAGCATCCCTCCATCTGTCAGGGAGAGGACGAATGACCTCAGCAGCTACTGCCAATAATGTCATATGGCGTCAGACTCTGACGGGCTTCAAGTGGACTGAAGGAGCAGACAGGCCAAACTTTCTGAAGCCTTTCGAGAAGAATTAAGCAGGccagattttcttttcttctgcttttaactcaattgagttttttttttaccaaaactacaaaatgaacatttctgctTTCCTTTAATAGCTGCACCAAATCaccacaggaaacaaaacagctCTCATCTTGTAAAAAGAcaagtcacagtgcagcagtctgACAAAAACCCATCAGTTTAGTCACTGAAGCGATAACGGTTGTAACTGACAACAACCTCAGTTGTTTTATTAGTGCGCGTTTACTGGAGGAAAGAGTAAGTGATCACTCCAGAGCAaccacagcagtgctgcagggTTCATGAGAGGAATTTGTAAATCACACAGGGTAATTACTCCACAAACAATAGGGGTTAAACTGCggtgggaaaacacagcagttttttttttctccaaaccaCATGAAAAGGATTCCATTATTAGAATGTTAAGCGCTGCTGATCAAGAAAGCCTCTTGGAGAGAAAAATGGGTCCAGctgaaaatgggaaaaaaacaggCCTGTGCCATTTGTTGGTCTGGTGAACACTAAAAATATACTCAGCATGCAGCCTCTATCAGTTTCAATTACAGCTGAAGATATCTATGAGGAAATCTTGCAGCGTTGATGTTTTAATGGAGTGGGTCAGGCCTGgttcacaaagacaaacattatGTCAAGCGTTTGGCACTGGATGTGGACATTTgttgagcagagagagaaactcgTGGAATTGAGGGCGCTGCCATGTTTGGAAGCAGAGGATAGACTTTACACCTGAGATCGATCATGCTCCGTGTTTGGTTTCAAGAGAGGAaggggcagacagagatggagattCAGAGGATGAAGTTAGGGTGAGGGTGAAAAAACCAAATATCTGCCAAAAGGAACACACACCCTGGGGTGTAGTCTTGTACTCTATTAAGACTGTAAAAAGTAATTTAGTAGTAGTCATAACACGAGGAAACTGCTACACAATAGTGTGTCACAATAAGACACAGCAGCCAGCGGCTAGCATGACATGAAGGCTTTGAGCGAAATGCTAGCATGAGGATGCTAATatgctgacagtgacagtgtttaAAGGTTCATGTTTAGCACAATCAGCTTAATTAAGTGTATTGGTGCGCTAATGTTGACGTTGAATTATTACGCTGGACCTGTAAAAGTTTGGCCTGCTGAAATCAGGACCCATGCATGGACATCTGTACCACATTTCGTGTAATCTATTCAACAGTTCTCATTAAAAAACCAAAATTTCAACCTCGTAGTGTGCTGGAGGAAAAGCCAGGAGATCACCACAGTCAGTCACCCCTTAAAGACCATCAatgaatttcatggcaatccaacAGTTTGTGGAGgtatttcagttttaaataAATCTTCTGACCAACACTGGCATCCCTACAGCCATGACGACggtgtggttaaaaaaaaatgaaaaaacaactaAACGCATACTCTGCTGGGTGTAGTCTTGTGCCCAATTAAGACGCTGGAAACAGTCATTTAGTAGTAGTCATAACACAAGACAGCTGCTACAACTATAGTATCACCCCTGGTGTggtcataaaaacaaaacacattttgcagcTTATTAAACTAATCAACTCTAATCTCCTTCTGGGCAATGTGCCTGATTCACAGTGAAATCAAACAGCTTGGCATaccatgtgaacacacacacccagagccCTGCTCACCATACGCGGGCACTTACAGTAAGGTTGAGTTAAATGGTCCAGCCTGTAGATGGtctatatgtgtatatatacatacggTTTATTCAGGTTTTGTGTGAACACAGCTGTCTACAAGCGTAACACAAGACACTACAGGCAAATTATATAGCTTCTAAGCATTCTCACATGTGAATGTACTTCACCGCTCTGGCATACTTTCTGTATGGAGTCTATATTATTCCAGGGAGCCATTGGGGAGAGGGGTTAAAGCCTGGAATGTACACTATTTCCCCACAGGAAGTCGAGCATGGAAGTCTACCATTGCTCCACGCCCAGATGTCTCCATCACACGCACAGTTGGCCGGCTACTGATTTATCGTAGAAAAGTAAGAGATTCTTACGCATGTATGACACAGACAGTAAAATAATCACCACAGTACGCTGCTCTTgatcttttgtgttttattaaagaCATCTTTGATACGTCTTACAGTTTCATTGTACAAAATTTCACATgacaaattacaaaaatatcCAAAGGCATCTTatcttttaataaaaatgtactGAAGCTGTCTGTCTCGAGAGCTTTGTTTTTCATAAAACTTCATATTCACAAGGTGTCAGCTTTACTGGGTGACACCTGCCAAGCTTTGCCTCTTTAAAGCAGCATCTTTTACATTTACACAGGTCTCGACGCAAAGTCATAGTGGGCGTTTCTTCAgaagacatactgtatatgcacaCACGATACAGTATTATACAATTTATGGTAGCATGTAGAACTTTCTGATGCTGAATATAtgtatgtaaaaaaacaaagagaaagttTCCCTGTAAGCGTCAGGTCAAAATTTGTCTGAGTATCTTTAAACTAAGCTAGGGGGATGCTTCCAGTCAGTGGTTTTaagtattattatttatttttactcaaaAAAATAGATTACATTAATGTCACGCAAACATATTAGcgtctttattattttttttttaaattgtatacCAATGTATTGATTTTCGTCTAATATAATGCAGAGCCTCACTGCCAGGCCTATTTTATTACCTTATAAGACTTTATGACATATTAAGCAGTTAGAATGTGCCAGAATAATAAactgttattttcagtttttgctgttttgctaaATTGTGCTTTGGTGAAAAGCTACTGTAACTTCTAGGACGTCCCTGTCTTAGTTTTAAGAAGACATACTGTGTATACTGTGCAGGCCTGTGtagcatacagtatatcagaGCATTTCTCAGTGATGTGAAGCATCACTATGATCACTAACATTAAAGTACTTGAACTGTATTTGATGCTTCTTTTCCACAGTGGTCCCGTCTCCACTTACATGTGTCTGTTGGAGCAGGTGTCTGTTCTCTGGCTGAAGAGAGGCACACTTGTAGGCTATAAACACTGAAATATATAGACATGACATTAATACACACTGGCACGCTCACAGAAAGAcctcacccaaacacacacacgcatacgcaagagacacatacacacactgacctaACACTTGTGAGCGCCCGTCTGGTACATATAACAGACAGTCATTTCATTAAATGGCTCAGTGGGGGCTCGTCCTACCCAGCAGAAAGAGGCCCACATCCAACACATACGCTCTCACTGTACTTTCCACCCACTCTAACTTATGTGCACCTCCTAAGAAACACTACATTATGGACGTAATAAAAGCTTACAAAGTCTTACAAAGCTTTCCAAAAGCTTCACTTCAGGTCATTCAAGTGGTGACAAACAGTACTGAGTTTAGCTAAAGTAGTGCTATAAATCACACATAAAATGCTTATGTttgtaataaaacaaaaacaacatcccTCACGAAATGAaggcatttgttttttttgtcatgatgTATTAGTATTAGTCTCACCGAGTGAGTGGCAGGAATATTATTATAGCTCCCACTGCCGGATGCAGCCGAGGGGAGAAAGGCACGAAGGCCACACACAGCTTTGTTTGCAGCTGCCGTTTCTCggttttgtttgatttcagacacagaaaggccctgacAGAGGAGAATCTCCGATAATCTTCAGAACAGAAGAGCGACAAATATCCCTggttctctctcttttccacattaaaatgtctggTGAGCCtgagggaaaacaggaaaattTCCGTCGAGAAAGCAAAACTTGCTCGACTGTTTTCCATTGCCTCTTCTCATCCTCTGAGATGTTCAAGATTCCATATTTGTCTGTAATATCCAGATCGCTGGAGTTTATGTTATCCAGTATTGGCCAGTGGCTGTAGTAGTGATTTGAATGGCACAGGTCAGGGTTGTGTACAGTCAGTTTGCAGTCTTCTCTACGCCATGATGAGATGGTTGCTCCGCTCTCTGATGTCTGCTGGAGGAACAAGATCTTTCTTCACCGGGGTTGGTGACAGGGTCGAACGTCTACCTTTGGCCTTGAATAAatcagacacaaagaaaacctGTGGAGGGAACAGACAGGTCGTGCTTAATGATTTCTGATCGAATCTAATACAGAAGAACAATATTATAACACAATAAACCCCACTCACTATGCAGTAAGCCACCAGGGCTCCCTGTACAAAACCCGCCAGGACATCAGTGGGGTGGTGCTTGTGATCGGAGACACGGGACAGGCCGGTGTAGAAAGACATCATGATGAGGGTGAACTGGGTCAGGGGGCGCAGCAGGCGAGCCCCATGCCAGGTGAAACGAGACTGCAGGTAAAACTGTCAAAGAGACAGGATTGTGAGTccatacagacagacactctATTATCCAGGAAGGTCCATTTAAACATCAGAATATTAAAAGCAACTGAGTAACTCACCACCAGGTAAAGCATGGTGTACATGGAGAATGATGCATGTCCAGAGAAGAAAGACTTCCTGTGAGAATAGAGTACAATCAGCATTGTACCACAGCTTACAATGTAAAAGCTGTCACTTGTCCACATGAGTACAGATACATAGGtaaactaaatgaaaaaaaaagtgtttgaaatgttgaaatgtttctATATTTGGCAGTTACCTGGCTTCCTGAACTTTGCTCTCTGGGCCCTGACACTGGTAGTCAGTGATATAGCCCAGGGAGCAGTTGATAGTGGAGAAGTCAGGTTTGCACACATCCAGGAAGTGAGGGCGCATACGGCCCACTGACACTTTGGCGATGTCAGTGAAGGACTGGCTGATGGCACAGCCGAAGATGAACACGCCCACCTGCTTGTACAGGGCGGAGATGTAGGGGTTCCCGACAAAAGACTTGGAGCCCTCGTTCAGAAAGTAGATCCTGTAGCTCTCCCCGATGATGATCTGAAGGGACAGAAGAGGTGGTAACGTCAGCGAATATCACGATTTTGATGTAATCCAAGTGTCCACCCTAATTCCTGAGTTCTTCATTCACATCCTCATCCTGAGTgctcagtgaaaatgtgtgagtgCAGGAGAGCCAAAACAGTTTATGAGGATTTCAGCACGTTGAATCATGTTACTTGGACAGAAGTGTTTGCTTGGCCAGTAAAGTGTCTCACTCAGATTTCACATGTACTTTAATGTGAGTGTCTAAGTGTTTGTTGCTAATTATTTGAATATAATAATAAACTATTAACTTGTTCCTGtaaggtctttttttttcagtaatcTAGATATTGTCTGTCATCAGCTTTTTTAACATCGGAGCATTGCAGAAATATAGAATGTGTGCGTAAAAGACGTGGAAATGGTCATGAGCCATCCATCGAGCTCTTGCCAAATGTCACAGAAGGACAGTTCTAAGCTCTTGTGGActtggaaatgtgtgtgagggtggaTATTTGGGACCGGGAACTCTGATGGTCAGAGTGGGGAATTTAAGTTATGTGTGTGACTAAAATAGCCTTTTTTTCCAGATCAAGATGTAATTATGAACAGCTAAAATAAGATTCACTTATGCCTCCTGAAGTGGTTTGAAAAGGGCTAATTTATAGCTGAATGTGTTTACCTGAGCCATTCTACTTCTGAGACAAAACGGTGAGGCAACGTGGGAGGCAACTCACATCATCCGCCATGTATAGTTTTCTGTAAGTGTGTAAATAAACCGCCATCTAAAACCGACGATTGACGTGTAAGGCGCACTTAGGAGGTGGAGAGCTATAACTCACAACAGCTGTTCAAGCTCAAAAAATGCCTTCCCAACCCCCTCAACCCCTGTTGTCTTCCAGCAGCTCACAAATGAGAGCGTGGAAGAGGAGCCAGGACAACAGTGCGGAGGAGTTCCAGGGAGAaagtggagggatggagggcaGAGTGACTGGAAGGGAGGATGGAAAgcaaaaagagtgaaaaagaaaggagTAACAGGAGAGGAGTGcaaacaaggagaggaggagaaaggaaggtgagaggaggaatgaggagTGGAGTGGGAAGAGGAGTAGGGAGGGAGCGGGGGAGGCACCACTGGTTCTAATCAGCAGAAATGCTGAGCTAGGCGACATGTCTGATTTTGGTGGCCAGACTCCACCAGGCGCACGTCGGGGGCACGTTTGTTTTTCACCGCTCCGGCTGTCTGTCTGAAACAGCTCCGATTTCACAGGGGATGTCGGGCTGTTTTCATGTTAGTATCTCAGTTTCATCAGACATTCTTTGGAGGGGCGCAGAAATAAGGCTCAGTCTGGGAAACACTCTCTGCAGAGGGATCGCCTTTGCAGAGATTTAACAAGCTGATAGAGTGTGTTGTTTCCACCATCCAGGCCTTTAGAGCCAGCTCGATAAAGCCCAGCTGCTTTCATGGGAACGAGGGAAGGGGGAGAAAACACATCTGGTTCCCCTTGTGTGAAAGATTTAACTGTGTGAATGAATAAACGAATTGGCATTGTAGGATTTGTAGCTGTTGCGCTGAAACCTCAGGAGATAATCGTGGGGGCAAGACGTTGATTTGTGGCCTATGTCAAATGTCTTGGATTTCCAAAATGACACAAtggtgttttcatttcttctgcaaAAGATCTGCATAAATTCTAAAGATGTGGCCGCTTGTGTTTCTCAGCTCTGTGCAGTGGGAAATGAAGCACTAAATGACCTGATGCTGCTGGCCAAAACACTCTCAGGGGGAGATGG
The Chaetodon auriga isolate fChaAug3 chromosome 12, fChaAug3.hap1, whole genome shotgun sequence genome window above contains:
- the LOC143329635 gene encoding phospholipid phosphatase 3-like isoform X1 → MQRCLIYEKSMAAETRNGGSSLNNNNCKDHSRRKLLVGVDLFCLFLAGLPFLVIETSAVQPYHRGFYCDDESIKYPAKNGDTISDGVLSAAGILITILSIIIGESYRIYFLNEGSKSFVGNPYISALYKQVGVFIFGCAISQSFTDIAKVSVGRMRPHFLDVCKPDFSTINCSLGYITDYQCQGPESKVQEARKSFFSGHASFSMYTMLYLVFYLQSRFTWHGARLLRPLTQFTLIMMSFYTGLSRVSDHKHHPTDVLAGFVQGALVAYCIVFFVSDLFKAKGRRSTLSPTPVKKDLVPPADIRERSNHLIMA
- the LOC143329635 gene encoding phospholipid phosphatase 3-like isoform X2 produces the protein MQRCLIYEKSMAAETRNGGSSLNNNNCKDHSRRKLLVGVDLFCLFLVLLVAVFLHKSPFPPYQRGFFCNDNSIKLTYKSSTVSNTVLTAVGVTVPVVSIIIGESYRIYFLNEGSKSFVGNPYISALYKQVGVFIFGCAISQSFTDIAKVSVGRMRPHFLDVCKPDFSTINCSLGYITDYQCQGPESKVQEARKSFFSGHASFSMYTMLYLVFYLQSRFTWHGARLLRPLTQFTLIMMSFYTGLSRVSDHKHHPTDVLAGFVQGALVAYCIVFFVSDLFKAKGRRSTLSPTPVKKDLVPPADIRERSNHLIMA